One Ignavibacteriales bacterium genomic region harbors:
- a CDS encoding cation:dicarboxylase symporter family transporter, producing the protein MKFLKPTLTQWIFIGMGIGLCVGWIFPDVGTQLRPLSIIFLRLIKSIIAPLIFATLVVGIAGHGNLKQVGRMGLKSIIYFEIVTTLALVIGLVAVNLTQPGVGVQLHMDPQAADIVSKKQTITEVITHIVPQSFFHAAAEGEVLQIVVFAIIFSFALALVPLEKRTTILSFCDSLAETMFKFTGIVMRYAPIGVGAAIAVTVGHKGIGVMMNLGLLILTMYGALIFFIVFVFGAVAILAKIPIKKFFKAVKEPAIIAFSTTSSEAALPKAMEVMESFGVPRRIVSFVIPTGYSFNLDGSTLYLSLAAIFVAQAAGVELTIGQQILMMLTLMLTSKGVAGVPRASLVILAGTLSSFGLPLEGVAVILGIDEIMDMGRTAVNVIGNCLASVVIARWEGEFQPGQTV; encoded by the coding sequence ATGAAATTTCTCAAACCAACTCTCACTCAATGGATTTTTATAGGGATGGGAATTGGTTTATGCGTTGGATGGATATTCCCAGATGTCGGCACTCAGCTCCGCCCTCTTAGTATTATATTCCTCAGATTGATTAAGTCCATTATCGCGCCTCTCATCTTCGCAACTCTTGTTGTCGGAATCGCGGGTCACGGAAACCTTAAGCAGGTTGGACGTATGGGATTGAAATCGATAATCTATTTTGAAATCGTCACAACGCTTGCCCTAGTGATTGGATTAGTTGCAGTTAACCTTACACAACCCGGTGTTGGTGTTCAATTGCACATGGATCCACAAGCGGCAGATATCGTCTCCAAAAAGCAAACAATCACAGAAGTTATTACCCATATTGTCCCACAAAGTTTTTTTCATGCAGCGGCTGAAGGTGAAGTTTTGCAAATTGTTGTCTTTGCGATCATTTTCAGTTTTGCACTCGCATTAGTACCGCTGGAAAAAAGAACAACTATTTTGTCGTTTTGCGATTCACTTGCCGAGACGATGTTTAAATTTACCGGTATCGTTATGCGATACGCACCAATCGGAGTAGGCGCGGCAATAGCTGTTACGGTTGGGCATAAAGGCATTGGCGTTATGATGAACTTAGGATTATTGATATTAACAATGTATGGGGCTCTCATCTTTTTTATTGTTTTTGTCTTTGGTGCTGTAGCAATCCTCGCAAAAATACCGATAAAGAAATTTTTCAAGGCAGTCAAAGAGCCTGCTATTATAGCTTTTTCCACAACGAGTTCCGAGGCAGCATTGCCGAAAGCTATGGAGGTAATGGAATCATTTGGTGTGCCTCGCAGAATTGTATCGTTTGTTATACCAACAGGTTATAGTTTTAATTTAGACGGTTCAACTCTTTATCTTTCACTCGCTGCCATCTTTGTTGCGCAAGCCGCAGGTGTTGAACTAACAATTGGTCAGCAAATTCTAATGATGCTTACATTGATGCTGACGAGTAAAGGTGTTGCAGGTGTTCCCCGCGCGTCGCTTGTTATTCTTGCCGGTACGCTAAGTTCTTTCGGGTTACCTTTAGAGGGAGTTGCGGTAATCTTAGGAATAGATGAAATTATGGATATGGGAAGAACTGCTGTGAATGTTATTGGAAATTGTCTTGCATCTGTTGTTATCGCTCGGTGGGAAGGTGAATTCCAGCCGGGTCAGACTGTTTAA
- the uppP gene encoding undecaprenyl-diphosphatase UppP, which yields MNIFEAIILGIIQGITEFLPISSTAHLTLAGKVFGIVQTLDPEDWTAFMAIMQLGTVAAVIIHFLKDYLLMGKNLLTDYQTGKLKNYNHWSNETRLSLFVIIGTLPVVIIGLLFKDFIEGTFTKELSTIATSLIALALLLYFAEKVGKHNRDEQHTDWRDALIVGIAQALALIPGSSRSGTTITAGLFLGLDRETAARFSFHLSIPAVLASGFYQLYEARHHIGDIGIDTILISSVVAGIIGYWSISFLLKYLQKHTTYIFISYRILLGIAIWIYILYR from the coding sequence ATGAATATTTTCGAAGCGATTATTTTAGGAATTATACAAGGCATAACTGAATTCCTCCCTATCAGCAGTACCGCACATCTCACACTCGCCGGGAAAGTATTTGGGATTGTACAAACTTTAGATCCGGAAGATTGGACAGCATTCATGGCAATTATGCAACTCGGTACGGTTGCTGCCGTAATCATTCATTTCCTGAAAGATTATTTACTCATGGGAAAAAATCTTTTAACCGATTACCAAACCGGTAAATTGAAGAATTATAATCATTGGAGTAACGAGACTCGCCTGTCATTATTTGTTATCATCGGGACGCTGCCGGTTGTAATAATCGGATTACTGTTTAAAGATTTTATTGAGGGAACTTTTACGAAAGAATTAAGCACTATCGCAACAAGTTTAATTGCGCTTGCTTTGCTTCTTTATTTTGCTGAGAAAGTTGGAAAACATAACAGAGATGAACAGCACACAGATTGGAGAGATGCCCTCATTGTTGGTATTGCTCAGGCACTTGCATTGATCCCGGGATCTTCACGCTCAGGCACAACAATCACAGCCGGTTTATTTCTCGGTTTAGACAGAGAAACAGCGGCAAGATTTTCTTTTCACCTGAGTATTCCTGCAGTTCTTGCAAGCGGCTTTTACCAACTCTACGAAGCGCGTCATCATATTGGTGATATCGGTATCGATACCATTTTGATTTCATCCGTGGTTGCCGGTATTATTGGATACTGGTCGATTTCTTTTCTCCTCAAATATCTTCAAAAGCATACTACATATATTTTCATTTCATATAGAATCTTACTTGGTATAGCGATCTGGATTTATATTCTTTACCGCTGA
- a CDS encoding amino acid permease: MTEQTHFKRELGLFDSTMIVIGSMIGSGIFIVSADIARTVGSPGYLLLVWLITGVITIIAALSYGELAGMMPHAGGQYVYLREAYNPLIGFLYGWTLFAVIQTGTIAAVGVAFAKFTGVLIPWFSESHILFYLFGLKITAAQVLAIASIMVLTLVNIGGLREGKYVQNIFTFTKAIALFGLILLGIFIGRNSSAIAANFSNFWNANWTHIADGKIVSFESLSGIAIFSAIGAAMVGSLFSSDAWNNITFTAGEVINPKKTIPLSLVLGTGIVTILYIAANFSYIFVLPLTGDPNGANVTERGIQFATSDRVGIAAATTIFGEPAAIIMAILIMISTFGCNNGLILSGARVYFAMAKDNLFFKKIGTLNKNSVPGVALIVQGIWASALCLSGTYNELLDYVMFAVIIFYILTIIGLFILRKKRPNDERPYRAFGYPFLPAIYVFIATAIAVDLLIYKSYTWYGFLIVMTGVPIYFLWRNFSSK, from the coding sequence TCAGGCATTTTTATCGTGAGCGCGGATATCGCACGCACGGTCGGATCACCCGGCTACCTACTTCTTGTGTGGCTGATTACCGGAGTCATCACCATTATTGCGGCACTTAGTTACGGCGAGCTTGCCGGTATGATGCCTCATGCGGGTGGCCAATATGTATATTTGCGTGAAGCATATAATCCGCTTATTGGATTTTTATACGGCTGGACTCTGTTTGCAGTCATACAAACCGGAACCATTGCCGCGGTGGGTGTTGCCTTCGCAAAATTCACGGGCGTTTTAATTCCTTGGTTCAGTGAATCGCATATTCTTTTTTACTTATTCGGATTAAAGATTACAGCCGCACAAGTTTTGGCTATTGCGAGTATAATGGTTCTGACACTCGTCAATATTGGAGGATTGAGGGAAGGAAAATATGTCCAAAATATTTTTACATTTACAAAGGCAATCGCATTATTCGGCCTGATATTGCTCGGGATATTCATCGGTCGTAATTCGAGTGCGATTGCGGCTAACTTCTCTAATTTCTGGAACGCCAACTGGACACACATTGCAGATGGTAAGATAGTTTCCTTTGAATCATTATCCGGTATTGCAATATTTTCTGCAATCGGTGCGGCGATGGTTGGCTCTTTATTTTCCAGCGATGCGTGGAATAATATAACATTCACAGCAGGTGAAGTTATCAATCCGAAGAAAACTATTCCATTAAGTCTTGTTCTGGGAACCGGTATAGTAACAATACTTTATATCGCCGCAAATTTCTCTTATATCTTTGTTCTCCCTTTAACCGGCGATCCAAACGGAGCAAATGTAACGGAACGCGGAATTCAATTTGCGACAAGCGATCGAGTTGGGATTGCGGCGGCTACAACTATTTTTGGTGAGCCAGCAGCAATCATAATGGCGATATTAATTATGATTTCTACTTTTGGCTGTAATAACGGTTTGATTCTTTCTGGTGCCCGTGTTTATTTTGCAATGGCAAAGGATAATCTTTTCTTCAAAAAGATCGGAACACTTAATAAAAATTCAGTCCCGGGAGTTGCATTGATAGTCCAGGGTATCTGGGCGAGCGCACTTTGCCTTTCAGGTACATACAATGAATTGCTCGATTACGTAATGTTCGCGGTAATCATATTTTATATATTGACAATAATCGGGCTATTCATCCTTCGTAAAAAAAGACCAAATGATGAAAGACCGTATAGAGCATTCGGTTATCCATTTCTTCCGGCGATATATGTATTTATCGCCACTGCAATCGCGGTTGACCTGTTAATCTATAAATCTTACACATGGTATGGATTTCTTATTGTCATGACCGGTGTCCCGATTTATTTCCTTTGGCGAAATTTTTCAAGCAAATAA